The [Bacillus] selenitireducens MLS10 genome includes a region encoding these proteins:
- a CDS encoding ThiF family adenylyltransferase, with protein MTARYSRQERFEGIGHDGQAKIRDGSVMIAGAGALGSAAAEMFVRAGVGRVLIVDRDYVEHSNLQRQQLYTEQDAHGRLPKAVAAERRLRSINGDVTITGLTEEITPVFLAQMADVDAVVDGLDNFETRMAINDACMKRGIPFIYGACVASGGLSYTVLPEEKPCLQCILGDAGPGGETCDTAGIISPAVQMTASFQTAEALKLLSGNREALREELVEFDVWSNETRKVNVTGLKDPGCPSCGPDPKYPNLDRSAQTKTAVLCGRDTVQIRPHKAVSFERVRHDLPDVPVSENPFLMQLELEGRRVVLFRDGRALVHNTSDPVEALSLYQRYIGS; from the coding sequence ATGACAGCGCGATATTCCAGACAGGAGCGATTCGAAGGCATCGGGCATGACGGTCAGGCCAAGATTCGCGACGGATCGGTCATGATAGCAGGGGCCGGAGCCCTCGGAAGTGCCGCGGCGGAGATGTTCGTGAGAGCGGGTGTCGGCCGGGTGCTTATCGTCGATCGGGATTATGTGGAACATTCGAATCTTCAGCGCCAACAGCTCTATACGGAACAGGACGCTCACGGGCGCCTTCCGAAGGCTGTTGCCGCAGAACGCCGGCTCAGGTCGATTAACGGCGATGTCACGATCACCGGTTTGACCGAAGAGATCACGCCGGTTTTCCTCGCTCAGATGGCAGATGTGGACGCGGTCGTTGACGGACTCGACAATTTCGAGACACGCATGGCAATCAACGATGCCTGCATGAAGCGGGGCATCCCGTTCATTTACGGGGCATGTGTTGCTTCGGGAGGTCTCTCTTATACCGTCCTCCCCGAAGAAAAACCGTGCCTGCAGTGTATCCTCGGGGATGCCGGGCCTGGTGGAGAAACCTGTGACACAGCGGGTATTATCAGTCCCGCGGTTCAGATGACTGCGTCCTTTCAGACAGCTGAAGCCCTGAAGCTTCTTTCAGGGAACCGCGAAGCGCTTCGTGAAGAGCTCGTGGAGTTCGATGTCTGGTCGAATGAGACAAGAAAGGTGAATGTCACCGGGCTGAAAGATCCGGGCTGCCCGAGCTGTGGCCCGGACCCAAAATACCCGAACCTCGACCGCTCGGCGCAGACAAAGACGGCTGTCCTTTGCGGACGTGATACGGTTCAGATCCGCCCGCATAAGGCAGTCTCCTTTGAACGGGTCCGACACGACCTGCCTGATGTGCCGGTGAGTGAGAATCCGTTTCTCATGCAGCTTGAACTTGAAGGGCGCCGCGTAGTTCTGTTTCGTGACGGCCGTGCCCTCGTGCACAACACGTCCGATCCGGTGGAGGCCCTGTCCCTGTATCAGCGCTATATCGGCAGTTAG
- a CDS encoding PLD nuclease N-terminal domain-containing protein: MLDELFATIDWALIAPILLLQLVLMVVALFDCVRSDEVKQPKWVWYLVIIFINILGPIIYFIFGKDKG; the protein is encoded by the coding sequence ATGTTGGATGAATTATTTGCAACTATCGACTGGGCACTGATCGCACCGATCCTGCTTCTTCAGCTTGTACTGATGGTCGTGGCACTGTTTGACTGCGTAAGGAGCGATGAGGTAAAACAGCCGAAATGGGTCTGGTATCTCGTCATTATCTTTATCAATATTTTAGGCCCGATTATCTACTTCATCTTCGGAAAGGACAAAGGATAA
- a CDS encoding acyl-CoA dehydrogenase family protein gives MIMDYETAVDDILETKLKPLVKPIDREAYYPREVIGELAEAGAFIQGTNRLHEQITREIRLVEQVSAYCMTTGFNLWCHLAALTYVRHTRNRRLKERFLPLLESGAVIGGTGLSNPMKYYAGLESLHLKAEEQPGGYVIHGVLPSVSNLGDGHRFGVIAETFDNRRIMAFVSCDHPNLHMQEKADYLGLNGSATYACRFEGVVISDEEVLSDDADLFIKDIRPSFVAYQVPIGLGVAAASVRGMEKHVNRQSGCNAYLPVQPADIKERAAAMSDSLARLSKDGRVLSAWEELLEIRRATAELVLDAVQAGMLHAGGSGYKQTSHEARRLREAYFFVNLTPTVKQLGKMLDSNGA, from the coding sequence ATGATCATGGATTACGAAACAGCCGTCGATGATATCCTTGAAACGAAGCTGAAGCCGCTCGTCAAACCGATTGACAGAGAGGCGTACTATCCGCGGGAAGTCATCGGGGAATTGGCCGAGGCCGGTGCATTCATTCAGGGAACAAACAGATTACATGAACAGATCACGCGGGAAATCAGGCTCGTGGAACAGGTATCCGCCTATTGCATGACGACAGGATTCAACCTCTGGTGTCATCTGGCCGCTCTCACCTATGTCCGGCATACGAGAAACCGCAGGTTGAAGGAGCGCTTTTTACCCCTTCTTGAAAGCGGAGCCGTCATTGGCGGGACGGGTCTCTCCAATCCGATGAAGTACTATGCGGGACTTGAGTCCCTGCACCTGAAAGCCGAGGAGCAGCCTGGCGGCTATGTCATTCATGGCGTGCTGCCGTCGGTATCGAATCTCGGAGACGGCCACCGGTTCGGTGTCATTGCCGAGACTTTTGATAACCGCAGGATTATGGCCTTTGTCAGCTGTGATCATCCGAATCTTCACATGCAGGAGAAGGCCGATTATCTTGGGTTGAACGGGAGTGCCACCTATGCCTGCCGGTTTGAAGGCGTCGTGATCAGCGATGAAGAGGTCCTCTCTGACGATGCCGATCTGTTTATCAAAGACATCCGCCCTTCCTTTGTGGCGTATCAAGTTCCCATCGGACTCGGAGTCGCAGCGGCGTCGGTCAGGGGCATGGAGAAGCACGTGAACAGACAAAGCGGCTGCAATGCTTATTTACCGGTACAACCGGCTGACATTAAGGAAAGAGCTGCCGCAATGTCCGACAGCCTTGCACGTCTGAGTAAAGACGGTCGTGTTCTGTCTGCCTGGGAGGAACTCCTTGAGATCCGCAGAGCGACAGCTGAACTCGTCCTTGACGCTGTGCAGGCAGGGATGCTGCATGCGGGAGGCAGCGGTTACAAACAGACGAGCCACGAAGCGAGAAGGCTCAGGGAAGCCTACTTCTTCGTCAATCTGACGCCGACTGTGAAGCAGCTGGGCAAGATGCTCGATTCAAACGGAGCGTGA
- a CDS encoding thiamine phosphate synthase: protein MELHTLSTGTLTKASFLQMSERIAPYADAIHVREPAWMAEDTRRIGNDWTFQASLIINDKTPGARESGGALHLPEQATAHSRAVGRSVHSLEAALRCEEEGLSYLFAGPVYPPLSKETKATLGIRQFELICRSVRTPVIAIGGVEPHRIKALKEAGASGVAVIGAVFLSEDPARAACELRRELDA from the coding sequence ATGGAGCTGCATACCCTGTCAACAGGAACCCTGACAAAAGCATCTTTTTTACAGATGTCGGAGCGGATTGCCCCATACGCCGATGCCATTCATGTCCGTGAACCGGCGTGGATGGCGGAGGATACCCGACGCATCGGAAATGACTGGACGTTCCAGGCATCCCTCATCATCAATGACAAGACACCCGGAGCCCGGGAAAGCGGAGGCGCGCTCCATCTGCCGGAACAGGCCACAGCTCATTCGCGGGCCGTCGGTCGGTCTGTGCATTCCCTCGAAGCAGCGCTCCGGTGTGAGGAGGAAGGCCTGTCCTATCTGTTTGCCGGGCCTGTCTATCCGCCGTTATCGAAGGAAACAAAAGCCACACTCGGGATCCGGCAATTCGAGCTCATCTGCCGGTCGGTCCGCACGCCGGTGATCGCCATCGGCGGTGTTGAACCGCACCGGATCAAGGCGTTGAAAGAAGCGGGTGCTTCAGGGGTTGCGGTGATCGGTGCCGTCTTTTTGAGCGAAGATCCCGCCAGGGCGGCTTGCGAATTAAGAAGGGAGTTGGACGCATGA
- a CDS encoding DUF4242 domain-containing protein, translating into MGLYLFESALQDSIRDEAAVSQAVERFETAKGSHELIEVQVAQNFQRAFLIVETDQESDAKEALEASGFPVSLAKEVRIVGQDLEHVKAQKEKINYLVEWNLPENLTMDQYLERKKKNSVHYQEVPEVSFSRTYVCEDMTKCLCFYDAPDDEAVVRAREAVKAPIDAITELNPNKK; encoded by the coding sequence ATGGGATTGTATTTGTTTGAATCAGCACTGCAGGACAGTATCAGAGATGAAGCGGCAGTTTCACAGGCCGTTGAGCGGTTTGAAACGGCAAAAGGAAGTCACGAACTGATTGAGGTGCAGGTCGCTCAGAATTTCCAACGGGCGTTTCTGATTGTGGAGACAGATCAGGAATCCGATGCCAAAGAGGCACTCGAAGCTTCCGGGTTTCCGGTCAGTCTGGCCAAAGAAGTCCGCATCGTCGGTCAGGATCTCGAACATGTCAAGGCGCAAAAAGAGAAAATCAACTACCTCGTCGAATGGAACCTCCCGGAGAATCTGACGATGGATCAGTATCTTGAACGAAAGAAGAAGAACTCGGTTCACTATCAGGAAGTGCCGGAAGTGTCCTTCTCACGGACGTATGTCTGTGAGGATATGACAAAATGCCTCTGCTTCTATGATGCGCCGGATGACGAAGCGGTGGTCCGGGCAAGAGAGGCAGTCAAAGCACCGATTGACGCCATCACTGAGCTGAACCCGAATAAAAAGTAA
- a CDS encoding thiazole synthase: protein MLQIGSKTLPSRLMLGTGKYDSPEIQQEAVAASGTGVLTFAVRRMKLDEAPDHDFKGLDLDRFELLPNTAGAYTAEEAVRTAKLAREAGLCDMVKVEVIGCKKTLLPDPVETLKASEALLEDGFTVLTYTSDDVVLARRLGEMGVHAVMPAASPIGSGLGILNPVNLMHILDQADVPVIVDAGLGSPSDAAYAMELGADGVLLNSAVARAGDPVKMAEAMKQAVYAGRLSFEAGRIPKALRATASSPQEGISPVR, encoded by the coding sequence ATGTTACAGATTGGATCAAAAACACTCCCGTCAAGGCTCATGCTCGGCACCGGAAAGTATGACAGCCCGGAGATTCAACAAGAGGCTGTCGCTGCTTCCGGCACTGGTGTCCTGACGTTTGCTGTCAGGCGGATGAAGCTGGATGAAGCGCCTGATCATGACTTTAAGGGGCTCGATCTCGACCGCTTCGAGCTGTTGCCGAATACCGCCGGAGCGTATACGGCAGAGGAAGCCGTCAGGACGGCGAAGCTTGCGAGAGAGGCGGGACTTTGTGACATGGTGAAAGTGGAAGTCATCGGCTGCAAGAAGACCCTGCTTCCGGATCCTGTGGAGACTTTGAAGGCATCAGAGGCGCTCCTCGAAGACGGATTCACCGTACTGACCTATACGTCGGATGATGTCGTCCTCGCAAGGCGTCTCGGGGAGATGGGGGTGCATGCCGTCATGCCCGCTGCATCGCCGATCGGTTCGGGGCTCGGCATCTTGAACCCAGTCAATCTCATGCATATTCTCGATCAGGCGGACGTGCCGGTGATCGTGGACGCCGGCCTTGGGAGCCCGTCAGACGCGGCGTATGCGATGGAGCTCGGTGCTGACGGTGTGCTGTTGAACTCCGCAGTTGCCCGGGCCGGGGATCCGGTGAAGATGGCCGAGGCGATGAAACAGGCGGTGTATGCAGGCAGGCTGAGTTTTGAAGCAGGACGCATTCCGAAAGCTCTGAGAGCGACGGCGAGCAGCCCTCAAGAAGGGATCAGTCCGGTCCGATGA
- a CDS encoding iron chaperone, with protein MDVFSDYLKGMDDPMQRERMETLLRWIGDTYPGLEGHIKWNTPMFTDRGSFIIGISTAKQHLSIAPEEDVMAAFAERIQASGYTQTKGLFRIRWKDEVDYPLIGAIIDASIESKKDETSFWKS; from the coding sequence ATGGACGTATTCAGCGACTATCTGAAAGGCATGGATGATCCCATGCAACGAGAACGGATGGAGACGCTTCTCCGGTGGATTGGAGACACGTATCCAGGGCTCGAGGGGCATATCAAGTGGAACACCCCGATGTTTACGGATCGCGGGTCCTTTATCATCGGAATCTCCACCGCCAAGCAGCACTTGAGCATTGCTCCGGAAGAGGACGTGATGGCAGCCTTTGCCGAACGGATTCAGGCGTCAGGCTACACGCAGACAAAAGGATTGTTCAGAATCCGCTGGAAAGATGAGGTGGACTATCCGCTCATCGGGGCAATCATCGACGCAAGCATCGAAAGTAAGAAAGACGAGACCTCATTTTGGAAAAGCTGA
- a CDS encoding ABC transporter ATP-binding protein: MALLTVEHLTKQFGSFSAVRDVSFTVQEGVCATLLGPNGAGKTTTLNMITGLSTPTSGTIALGDGYTLDRRHHLGYLPQHPSFFNWMSAEEYLRFSGELAGLTRQEANERARVLLGKVGLDDAARKRIAGFSGGMKQRLGIAQALIHKPALVILDEPVSALDPFGRREVLDLMQELKKETSILFSTHVLNDAEQVSDDVYMMKGGSLVMSGSLTEVQASFERPVIHLATALPIGEWLDGKSSATWITSVEASELGATLGVTDIAEARDALLNDNALRALGITRFEVGRKSLEDVFVEVMQA; encoded by the coding sequence ATGGCTCTTTTGACTGTGGAACACCTCACCAAACAATTCGGCTCTTTCTCGGCGGTCCGCGATGTGAGTTTCACCGTGCAAGAAGGCGTCTGTGCCACGCTTCTCGGTCCGAACGGCGCCGGGAAAACGACGACACTGAACATGATTACCGGCCTCAGTACCCCGACATCCGGCACCATCGCACTCGGTGACGGCTACACGCTCGACCGGCGTCACCATCTCGGCTACCTCCCGCAGCACCCGTCCTTCTTTAACTGGATGAGCGCGGAGGAATACTTACGGTTCTCCGGCGAACTCGCTGGCCTCACACGTCAGGAGGCAAATGAACGGGCCCGGGTCCTCCTCGGTAAAGTCGGGCTCGACGATGCGGCCCGAAAACGGATTGCGGGCTTCTCCGGCGGGATGAAACAGCGCCTCGGCATCGCCCAGGCCCTCATTCACAAACCCGCCCTCGTCATCCTCGATGAGCCGGTTTCGGCACTCGATCCCTTCGGCCGGAGGGAAGTGCTTGATTTGATGCAAGAACTGAAAAAAGAAACGTCCATTCTCTTCTCCACCCACGTCTTAAACGACGCCGAGCAGGTCAGTGATGACGTGTATATGATGAAAGGCGGCTCACTCGTCATGTCCGGCTCTCTGACTGAGGTACAGGCCTCCTTTGAGCGGCCGGTGATCCATCTCGCCACGGCACTGCCAATCGGAGAATGGCTTGACGGTAAAAGCTCTGCCACGTGGATCACCTCGGTGGAAGCATCTGAGCTTGGCGCCACGCTCGGGGTGACGGATATCGCCGAAGCCCGCGACGCACTCCTGAACGACAACGCACTCCGGGCTCTTGGCATCACCCGCTTTGAAGTCGGGCGCAAATCCCTCGAAGACGTCTTCGTGGAGGTGATGCAGGCATGA
- a CDS encoding NAD(P)/FAD-dependent oxidoreductase — protein MRRLIVIGGGIMGMATAIHALEAGLSVKVIERERVGRGATWAAAGMLGAQTELHTGAEVLSFSLQARAYWRDFAHQLETWSGMQTGYRQEGAYRAAMTEASLTALQKLADQHGAVRGRYRWVEDGFPLLPEAKGVLYFPDEGQVDARLTIDAMRQAFIHRGGELFEGENVTGYGRSDGGWQVHTESGNTFTGDQLLAAPGVAGFPGGKEADVHPVKGECLALRPDELPFQETLVTDDVYLVPKADGRIIIGATEQPWDTSRHVRASAVSHLLDQALMLVPALADAVVEVLWSGVRPRHNRGIPEVDEWEEGFFVSIGHYRNGILLSALTGKLLAEWMATGRKPPLMNGFKKEEITS, from the coding sequence ATGAGAAGACTGATTGTCATAGGCGGAGGCATCATGGGAATGGCGACGGCCATTCACGCTCTCGAGGCAGGTCTGTCTGTCAAGGTCATCGAGCGTGAACGGGTCGGGCGAGGGGCAACCTGGGCCGCAGCGGGCATGCTCGGTGCCCAGACGGAGCTGCATACCGGAGCTGAAGTCCTGTCGTTTTCTCTTCAAGCCCGTGCTTATTGGCGGGATTTCGCCCATCAGCTCGAGACATGGAGCGGGATGCAGACAGGCTACCGGCAGGAAGGGGCGTACCGGGCAGCGATGACCGAAGCGTCACTGACGGCTCTTCAGAAGCTGGCGGATCAGCACGGTGCTGTTCGCGGCCGATACCGCTGGGTCGAGGACGGTTTCCCGCTTTTACCGGAGGCTAAAGGCGTGCTGTACTTCCCTGATGAAGGACAGGTGGATGCGCGCCTGACGATTGACGCGATGCGTCAGGCATTCATCCATCGCGGGGGCGAGCTCTTTGAGGGAGAGAACGTCACAGGGTACGGGCGATCGGACGGCGGCTGGCAAGTTCACACGGAAAGCGGGAACACCTTTACCGGTGATCAGCTTCTCGCAGCACCGGGCGTTGCCGGCTTTCCCGGCGGCAAAGAGGCGGATGTGCATCCGGTGAAGGGGGAGTGCCTTGCCCTTCGACCTGATGAGCTGCCGTTTCAGGAAACGCTCGTCACTGACGACGTTTACCTCGTGCCAAAAGCAGACGGGCGGATCATCATCGGTGCAACGGAACAGCCGTGGGACACGTCGCGGCACGTGCGGGCATCGGCGGTGTCTCATCTCCTTGATCAGGCTCTGATGCTCGTACCGGCTTTGGCGGATGCCGTCGTTGAAGTGTTGTGGAGCGGCGTCAGGCCGAGGCATAACAGGGGTATACCGGAAGTGGACGAATGGGAGGAAGGCTTCTTTGTCAGTATCGGGCATTACCGAAACGGTATTCTCCTGTCTGCACTGACGGGAAAGCTCTTGGCAGAATGGATGGCGACGGGCAGGAAGCCGCCGCTTATGAACGGATTTAAAAAGGAGGAGATCACATCATGA
- a CDS encoding YdbC family protein, producing the protein MAEIKYEIAEHVGVLSENAKGWRKELNKVSWNGRAPKYDIRDWAPEYEKMGKGITLTEEEAEKLKELL; encoded by the coding sequence ATGGCTGAGATTAAGTACGAGATTGCCGAACACGTCGGTGTCTTGTCTGAGAACGCGAAAGGCTGGCGCAAGGAACTGAACAAAGTCAGCTGGAACGGAAGGGCCCCGAAGTACGATATCCGGGACTGGGCGCCGGAGTATGAGAAGATGGGAAAGGGCATCACCCTGACCGAAGAGGAAGCGGAAAAACTGAAGGAGCTTCTGTAA
- the thiS gene encoding sulfur carrier protein ThiS has translation MKLAINGQEENLEEVTTIEDVLDHFGITGGRIAIEQNGTIVKRDDWSTSAVTDGDRLEIVHFKGGG, from the coding sequence ATGAAGCTCGCTATTAACGGGCAGGAAGAGAATCTTGAAGAGGTGACGACCATCGAGGATGTGCTTGATCATTTCGGCATCACCGGTGGAAGGATCGCCATTGAACAGAACGGCACAATCGTCAAGCGCGATGACTGGTCCACCTCGGCAGTGACCGACGGTGACCGGCTCGAAATCGTGCATTTTAAAGGAGGCGGATAA
- a CDS encoding SDR family NAD(P)-dependent oxidoreductase, with the protein MMNVFVTGATGFLGTVLIKRLAGKGHTVYTLIRNRERAEDWLDGLPKKTQEAVRFVEGDVMKPLAGLQESQIDALKGTIDTVIHSAAYLSFDASERERVLESNFEGTKGLLDAAERLGVRQFLHVSTAYTLGMDDVGVETLYETKGREFVNAYEESKCHAEHEVLSRQDRFCVAILRPAIIVGDSETGEADSTFGLYGVMRAVELMKRHSEKDRTKAADASTIVVSDEDETHLVPVDYVADLIVGAVTESENGLIYHVTNPNPPTNGMIMKAIQKGFEFPELTWVPFEAADRLSRLEQKMNEPLAVFEPYLNRTIAFSHDNTDRLLKRMNHPPLNMDSAMLERIVRGYRKRHVNAEEV; encoded by the coding sequence ATGATGAATGTATTTGTAACCGGGGCCACCGGTTTTCTCGGCACGGTACTCATAAAACGTCTTGCCGGAAAGGGCCATACCGTGTATACGCTGATCCGTAACAGGGAACGGGCCGAAGACTGGCTTGACGGCCTTCCCAAAAAGACGCAGGAAGCCGTCCGATTTGTCGAAGGGGATGTCATGAAGCCGTTGGCAGGGCTTCAGGAATCACAGATCGATGCGCTCAAAGGCACGATCGATACGGTGATTCACTCTGCCGCCTATCTGTCTTTTGATGCGTCGGAACGTGAACGGGTTTTAGAGAGCAATTTCGAAGGGACAAAGGGGCTGTTGGACGCAGCGGAGCGGCTCGGTGTCCGGCAATTTCTGCATGTGAGCACCGCGTACACCCTCGGGATGGATGATGTCGGGGTCGAAACGCTGTATGAAACAAAGGGACGTGAATTCGTCAACGCCTATGAGGAGAGTAAATGTCACGCCGAGCATGAAGTGCTTTCAAGGCAAGACCGCTTCTGTGTTGCCATTTTGCGTCCGGCGATTATCGTCGGGGACAGCGAGACAGGTGAAGCGGATTCCACCTTTGGACTGTACGGCGTGATGCGTGCCGTTGAGCTGATGAAGCGCCACAGCGAGAAGGACCGGACAAAAGCCGCCGATGCGAGCACCATTGTCGTGAGCGATGAGGATGAAACCCACCTCGTACCGGTGGATTACGTGGCCGATCTGATTGTAGGTGCCGTAACGGAGAGTGAGAACGGTTTGATCTATCATGTGACGAATCCGAATCCTCCGACGAACGGGATGATCATGAAGGCTATTCAGAAGGGCTTCGAGTTTCCCGAGCTGACCTGGGTGCCGTTTGAAGCGGCGGATCGCCTGTCGAGGCTTGAACAGAAGATGAATGAGCCGCTGGCTGTCTTTGAACCATATTTAAACCGGACGATCGCTTTCAGTCACGACAATACGGATCGGCTGTTAAAGCGGATGAATCATCCGCCGCTCAATATGGACAGTGCCATGCTCGAGCGGATTGTCAGAGGCTATCGCAAACGCCATGTCAATGCAGAAGAAGTGTGA
- a CDS encoding M20/M25/M40 family metallo-hydrolase: MMRHIEETLRACGFLAEVKDGVIDLSGESRENLDFLHEAAVRNGLLTPVDETGFRFQAANHSVNQTALFEAMNVWGRGFHEGLYEWRSEDDVVLAILDLNIAGIVRHLNRLGFHTTGSCGGHEEERVRRPAYIMLADDQQVPAVTALLEALSFKVRQPMRQPNKIVFHQPSFESFMDGSLWLSYLTPDNLSHAAAVIRTCRFKRRLRDTLSISGRSGNEDAIRNYVIDALLTITPYVSVDHYGNILAKLDSKGSHHGPTIMVNAHLDSVEDLAEGRTIIEEGSIWTSSEGILGADDRAGVAILLEALRTVKESRHFTGSVKIAFTVEEEIGLVGARQVDPSFLWGVDAAIVVDRRGQTDIVTGTGVRHETRFCHELFGAWVMDIAAKTGLKGWQTTPGGSSDTRIWAEHGIESVNLSAGYQHEHTDRETLDVNAAANTLQLVTALLLERRSLQSVLCQIRNGARQAN; encoded by the coding sequence ATGATGAGACACATCGAAGAAACATTACGGGCATGCGGATTTTTGGCGGAGGTAAAGGATGGGGTCATTGACCTGTCGGGAGAATCAAGGGAGAATCTCGATTTCCTTCATGAGGCCGCAGTGAGAAACGGGCTTCTGACACCTGTCGATGAGACCGGCTTTCGGTTTCAGGCAGCGAATCACAGTGTGAATCAAACAGCGCTGTTTGAGGCGATGAATGTGTGGGGGCGCGGATTCCACGAGGGGCTGTATGAGTGGCGTTCGGAGGACGATGTCGTGTTGGCGATATTGGATCTGAACATCGCGGGGATCGTCCGTCATCTGAACAGACTTGGGTTCCACACCACCGGAAGCTGCGGCGGCCATGAAGAAGAGCGCGTTCGGCGCCCGGCGTATATCATGCTGGCAGACGATCAGCAGGTGCCGGCAGTGACGGCCCTCCTAGAAGCACTCTCCTTTAAGGTACGGCAGCCAATGCGCCAGCCGAATAAGATCGTCTTTCATCAGCCATCTTTTGAATCGTTCATGGACGGCAGTCTTTGGCTTTCGTACCTGACTCCTGACAACCTCAGCCATGCCGCTGCGGTGATCCGGACATGCCGCTTCAAGCGACGGCTGAGAGACACGCTTTCCATCAGTGGCCGAAGCGGCAATGAAGATGCCATCCGGAATTATGTCATTGACGCTCTCCTGACAATCACGCCTTACGTCAGCGTCGATCACTACGGCAACATCCTTGCGAAGCTGGACAGCAAGGGCTCACATCACGGACCGACAATCATGGTCAATGCCCATCTGGATTCGGTGGAAGATCTTGCAGAAGGACGGACCATCATCGAGGAAGGCAGCATCTGGACGAGCAGCGAAGGCATACTCGGTGCCGACGACCGGGCCGGCGTCGCGATTCTCCTCGAAGCCCTCCGCACCGTCAAAGAGAGCCGTCATTTTACCGGCAGTGTGAAGATCGCCTTCACCGTGGAAGAAGAAATCGGCCTCGTCGGGGCAAGGCAGGTGGATCCGTCCTTCCTGTGGGGTGTCGATGCGGCCATCGTCGTTGACAGAAGGGGGCAAACGGATATCGTCACGGGAACCGGCGTCCGACATGAGACCCGCTTCTGTCACGAACTGTTCGGCGCCTGGGTGATGGACATCGCGGCAAAAACCGGACTCAAGGGCTGGCAGACGACGCCAGGGGGAAGCAGCGACACGAGGATCTGGGCGGAGCACGGGATCGAGAGCGTCAACCTCTCTGCAGGGTATCAGCATGAACATACCGATCGGGAGACCCTTGACGTCAACGCGGCAGCGAACACGCTTCAGCTCGTGACGGCACTCCTCCTCGAGCGGCGCTCCCTGCAAAGCGTCCTGTGCCAGATCCGAAACGGAGCCCGTCAGGCCAACTGA
- a CDS encoding ABC transporter permease encodes MKQFLILFKKEGLESARNFKWLWLPVVFMILGLTQPLTSYYFADILENFGGLPEGAVFEMPPPEAAEVLAGTLSQFSQIGILVVVLAYMGTVSQERTAGQLAMVMVKPVSEAAYLLAKWLHMVLLTAIALFFGFGISVYYTHLLIGEVTMLNAFYGGLTYLLWLVFAVSLLLFLSVTFNRQGAVAFLSLGILLVMGIVSLYAPDLLSWSPGALSGLASHWFYTGEAGDGFTGTVVITLILIAALLTASLLVFKKQEMITASP; translated from the coding sequence ATGAAGCAGTTTCTTATTCTTTTCAAAAAAGAAGGCCTCGAATCTGCGCGGAATTTTAAATGGCTCTGGCTGCCTGTCGTCTTTATGATTCTCGGCCTCACCCAGCCTTTGACGAGCTATTATTTTGCCGATATTCTGGAGAATTTCGGCGGTTTGCCGGAAGGGGCTGTCTTTGAGATGCCGCCTCCTGAAGCGGCGGAGGTCCTCGCCGGAACCCTCAGTCAGTTCAGTCAGATCGGTATCCTCGTCGTGGTCCTTGCCTATATGGGCACCGTCAGTCAGGAACGCACCGCCGGTCAGCTTGCCATGGTCATGGTCAAGCCGGTTTCCGAAGCCGCCTACCTTCTTGCCAAGTGGCTGCATATGGTGCTCTTGACAGCCATCGCCCTGTTCTTCGGATTCGGTATCAGCGTCTATTACACCCATCTTCTGATCGGTGAGGTGACGATGCTGAACGCCTTTTACGGAGGCTTGACCTATCTTCTTTGGCTCGTCTTTGCCGTGAGTCTGCTTCTGTTTCTCAGTGTGACGTTCAACCGCCAGGGCGCCGTTGCATTTCTCAGTCTCGGGATCCTCCTCGTCATGGGCATCGTGTCGCTCTATGCTCCGGATCTTCTTTCGTGGTCACCAGGAGCGCTCTCAGGACTCGCCTCGCACTGGTTCTATACCGGTGAAGCGGGCGACGGATTCACCGGTACCGTGGTGATCACGCTGATTCTCATCGCAGCCCTTCTCACCGCTTCTCTTTTGGTCTTCAAAAAGCAGGAGATGATCACCGCATCACCGTAA